DNA from Gottschalkia purinilytica:
TAAAAAAATCATTTCTATCTTCAGCTAACATCCTTGTCTTCCTAGTAATTTCATCGGCACTTAGAAATATTGATATTATTTCAGCATCTTTAATAGTATCCTTAAGTTCTTTTGCTCCTTGTGGATCTATTACATAGATACTGATTCCTTTATTACTATATTGCTGCTTGGTAGCCCAATATTGGTGATTATATAATTCATTGTAAGCTATTATATTTTCTTTTGATTCTTTTAGATAATATTCTGTATCTACAAATATATGTCCCCACTCATCTTCATATCGAGGCTTTCTAGTTGTGTATGAATGTATCATATTATATCCCACTTTTTCTAGCTCTTTAGCTAAAGTAGTCTTGCCACTTGCAGATGCTCCTATTAAGCAAATTATTTTATCCATATTAATCACCTCTTGTTAATTTAATTATCAAGAAAATCAATTTCCTAACTTCTTAAATATGAGTACAGAATATATTTGATGGTTTAGTAGATTGTGAAATAATAAATATTGCTTTTAGATTCTTTAATGTCAAAAGTTATAAGTATAATTTTATCTATATTTACTATAATTGTAAAGTATATAGCACTTTTCTAAGCATTCTTATATTTTTTTATTTTATATTAATCATTGCCTATATCTATAATATTTTCAAGGAATGTTGTTATATTTCTATATAGTTTCTTTTTTTATGTCTAAAACCATTAACATTGTATTTATAGTTAGGTCATATGTTTTATATTATTTTTTGTTTCTTTTTAAAATATTACTTGCCTTCAACTTAATTAAACTTCTATTAATTAAGTTCATCCAAACTCGAATTTATATTTAACCCATTATTTAAAGTTTTTCTTACTATATTTCTTATTTTAATGTAGTCAACTTTTTATCTATAAATAATCTGATATATGTTCTTTAAAAAGTATTTTAAGTTATTTTATTTGAAGTAAACAGAAATATTATATTTTTAATAAAAATTTTAGATAATTTGATGATGTTTTATCGATTTACAGTATTAAAAAATTTATAAAGTAAGAATTTAAAATTAAATAAGTTATATTTTACTAAATCCGACAAAATTTTTAAGTATAACATGGTATGGTAATAACTGTGTCAATTTATTAAAGAAAGAAAAAGGAGATATTTTCATGAAAAAAGTAATTATTATTTTTATGTTTATATTTTTAATTTTCACTATAGGTTGCTCTAGTATTAAAAGTTATGGAGATCAATCCGATTTAAAAGAACAAGATAAAAGAGAAGTAAGTAGTAAAGTAAATAAACTACAAAGTTACAATGATGCTGCGGATAAAATACCGATTTTAATGTATCATCACATAATGGAACCTGAACACATAAAAAAGATGAATCAAGAACAAAACGAATCAGTTATTTCTACTCTTCAGTTTCAAGAACAAATGAAATTCCTTCATGATAATGGATTTTATGTAGCAACCTTAGATGAACTAAAGGGATTTATAGAAGAGAAAATAGAACTTCCTAAAAAAACAGTCGTTATAACTTTTGATGATGGTTGCTTGAGTAATGCAGTTTATGCTTATCCTGTTCTCAAACAATATAATTTCAATGCTACAATTTTCATGATAGGGAGAGCATTATTTGATGATATAGCTGAATATAATTTTGAAACATTACAGTTTATGAATTTGAAAATATTGGACAAGTATAAAGATGTATTTAATTATGAAAGTCATACTTATGATCTTCACCAGTTAGATAATGATAGAGGATTACTAATTACTTCTCCTGAAGAAGTAATATTAGACGATATTACTAAGATCAAAGAACTAATTAAAGTAAAGTATTTTGCGTATCCATATGGACATCGTAATTCTGATGTTATAGAAACTTTAAAAGAGACTTCTCATGAAATGGCATTTACTATTCAAAGTGGATATGTAACAAAAGGATATAAAGAAATATATGAATTACCTAGATTTGGAATATCTCCAAATACTTCTATTGAGGAATTCAAGAAGATTGTTTTAATTGAAAAATAAATAATTTAATAAAAAATAAGAGCAGGATTAATCCTGCTCTTATTTTTTTAAAGTAATTTGTAATTAATAATATTTTAAGTTATTAATTTTTATCTACTCTTTTTCTGTAGCTGATGTAGTTCCATTAACTTTACTATTAGGTTGTTTTTTTTCTGTATCTTTACAACCAAATAATGATATAGCCAATATTAAAGATAAAATAAGTAATAATGATTTCTTCATGATAATCCTCCTGAATTCTAATATCAATCTAATTTTATTTATTTTAATAATAAATTTATATTAATTAAATTATAAATAACTATGTAATTTTTTATAATTACTGATTAAATGTTTTCTTAAGAACTCTTACTTTGTTATTAAAATCTGCTTCAGATATTATCTTTTCAGATTTTAGTTTTACTAGAATATTTAAACAATCATAATAATTTTCATTATCAATATTCTTATTATTAATATTACTGAACATTTCTCTAGCTAGTAAGAATTCTTATTAAGAAAAAATAGCATTTTCTTTTAACAAATTTAAATATTTATTGATATATTTAATATTATCTTTATATGAATTGCTAAAAGTATTTTTATATATTCTTTCTAACACAAAAAAGATTGGACTTAATATTCCTATTAATCCAAATACATACATAAGATTTCTCCAATAAATCCATCAATGAACATACCCGTCTATCCAAGCATAAAAGATAATAAAATTAACCTTACAATATCATCTCACTATTTAATACTTCAAAATAACATTATATACAATTTATACCATATAACTACTCCATTTATTCATATCTATATAATTTATTTTTAAATATCCTAATCTTACATATTAAAATTTCATAAGAAAAAAAGTCTAACATTTTATTATTATAACTAAGTATAAAAATATTTCTTCATTAGCACTAAATTTCTACATAAAAGGAGAATATCCTTCATATTATAACTTAAATATGTTGTTTTGTAATTATATATAAGGTTCTAAGTATATTTAATATTATTTAAGAAAGGGGATGAAAAAGTGGTTCAAATAATAAAGGACTTACTTGAAACTGCTATTTTAATTTTAACAGCTCTCACCTTGTTAAAACAGTACAGTAATATCAAGAAGTCCTAGTAAATTAGGGGGGAAACTCCCCCTAGTCTTAAAAAAATATTATATCACAGTTAATTAACATTATAAAAAATATTCTTTAACTACTATATTAGATTCTATTATCTATTTACACAAAAAAATTAGGATTTACTTCATTATCTAGTCTTTTATATACTCAAATCTATATTCTTGCTTTACTTCGGGATATTTATTTTTGTCTACTTTGCTTAAGAACATATCTAGAGGTCTTATATATAGTTGTTTATCTCCATATAATGGTCTATAGACTGCATATTTTTCTTCTGTTTCTGAATGTATTGCTATATCAATTAGCTCATATTCGTTACCTTTAAAATGTCTATACTTTCCTCTTTTAATTTCTTTTAATATATTCAATATTTTCTCTCCCTTAAAAACTATTATTGTAAAGATTAAACCTTAATCCAAATATTAAATAATATAGTATAATATGCTTATACTCTTGAATATAAACTATACCATGAACAAATGTTTATAATACTTACAAATAATTGGAGGTTATTCAGATGAATAGATCTACTAAGAACTATCCAGCTACTATAGCTCTAACTATAGGATTTATAGCTTTTATTTTTTTGATAATATTTTTTCTACAAAGTATTTTTGACTCTTTTAACACTACAGTAACTAATTTATTTTACGGTTTTGGCTGGGCATGTCTATTTATAACATTTTTTTTAGGCTTTATAGGTTTCATTATTTCTCTTTTTGGTATTTCATTTAAGTCAAATAGATTTAGTGTTATAGTTTTAGTTCTTAATATTATAATGATAATGATCTTACCAGCTATATTCTTTATTACTATATTTATAGATTATATAAAATTTACTTTTAATAAAAGTCCTTTTTAAGTCATTTTTAACTAAAGATATAAAAACTACAATATCAATTTTTAAAAATAAGTATTATTTTTAGAAATTTTCTAAGCGTAAAAATCTCCTAAAATAGATTTTATCACAGTCTTTATTATCTGTGTCTATTTTAGGAGATTTTCGATCTAAATAATCTGTATATTTTTACTATCCCTTATCTATTAATTGCTTTTGTCCTATTTCGACTAGTTTTTTAGTCATCATTCCACCTACTGGACCAGCAGTAAATATATTTTCTATTGAATTAGTATTAGAAAGTTTATTTGCTAAACCTAACTCATTTGCAATTTCCAATTTCATTTCATCTAATGCTTTTCTAGCATTGGGATTTAGCGGGTTTTTACTCATAATAAATCACCTCAATATTTATAAGATTATTCATATATTATTCTATATAAATAAAGCATTTTAAATACAAGGTAATTTAAAGAAAATAAAAAGTAATTCTTCTTAAGTAAAATAAATAATTTTAATATAATTATTTCGTTTTGATAAATCTATAAATTACAAATATTATAAAATTCATATCCATTGTTTATAATAACGATTAAGTTATATAAAAAGAAAAGGAGCTTTTTAATGAGTATAAGACCAGGGAAAAAAGAGGATAACATCTATGTACCAAAACTTATTCTAAATGCTATAGGAGATATAGCTAAAGTTTTTACTGGATATGAAAAAGAGGATGACATTATAGATACTATTGGAAAATTTTATCAGATAGATGAATGTAGATTTAGTTATAAAAATACTATAGTCTACGAAAAAGATAAAAAAGTAGTAGGGGTAATTCTTGGATACTATTCAAAAGATGTAGATAATTTAGATATTCCTATTATAAATCACTTAAGGAAAAAAGGTATTAAAAGAGACACTTTTGATGAAGAATTCTTCGAAAATGAGTACTATATAGATACAGTATCAGTAAATCCTAATTATCAAGGAAGAGGAATTGCTAAAAAACTGATTAGAGCTATGGAAGATAAGGCTAAGAAATTAGAACATCATACAATAAGTCTAATAGTTGATATTAATAAAGAAAATGCGTATAGATTATATGAAAAGCTTGGATATAAAGAAGATAGAAAAATAGAGGTTTATGGACATCCATATAGACATATGTTAAAAAAAGTATAGTATTTTAACAATTACGTAGTCAAGATTTATCTTTTTACATATTTATGTACTATGTAGTAAAGTAATTTTTAAAAGCTTAAAATAATAGAATAAAAATCACTAGCTAATAAACTAGATTCAATTTATTAGCTAGTGATTTTCTTTATACAATAAATCATTGTTATAAGTATATATTTCTATTGAACTTTATAAAACTTATGAATATAATTTGTTGTAAACTCAATTAAGAATAATGAACTTTTTCTGATATTATTCCATTGTTAAAAGTTCGTTTACAGTTTTAAAAGTATAACCTTTGCTTCTAAGACCCTCAACAATATTCTTGATAGAATTTATTGTATTACCTTTTTCATCATACATTGGATGAAGAAGAATTATCGAGCCAGGTTTAACGTTATCAATTACGTATTTAGCAATCTTATCAGAACTTGAATTAATATCTGGATATGAGTTAGGCTCTAAATCCCAAAGGATAGTTTTTTGATTATGTTGTTTAAGATAATATGGCAAGAAAATAAGCTTTTTACCATTAGGAGGTCTAAACTGAATTACACCTTCATATCCAGCTTCTTTTATTAGACTATTAGTCTTTTCAATTTCTTGTTTAATATAAGATGGTGATTTAAATACCATACGATTATGAGAATAAGTATGGTTTCCTAGTTGATGTCCATCTAAAACAAGTTTTTTAGCTTCTTCTGGATATCGTTCAATTTCACTTCCTATAAGAAAGAATGTAGCCTTTACATCTAAATCTTTTAGTATAGGCAAAATAACGTCAACTTTTTCTGATGGTCCATCATCAAATGTTAATGCTACTACTTTTTCTTGAGTATTAGCTTTTTGAATAATACCTCCAAAAAACTGAAATGTTCTTGAGTTCATAATTTTCCAAGCCATAAAAGATGCTATGAATAATATTATAAATAAAACAAACGTTAATTTTAGAGATTTTTTCATCGTTTTCTCTCCTATAAGTTATTAGATTTAATCAATATTCAATGTATATTATACTACATTTTTATTACTTAAATATTATATATTTTATCTCTATATCTATTATTCTTTTATACGATTATTATATATGTTAGAATATCTTTAGATTGTACCATGGCAATAGGTCTAAAGTACTAATTTGAAAGTTTACTTAGGATATTTACATATTTTTACAAATTATATTTAATAAATTAAGTATAATAAAGTAGAGATAAATAGTTATAATTTGTATAACTTAAACTATTTACTCTATGTAGTTATCATAACTACCTAATCTCATTCATATTTATATAGTAATGTTCGTTCTATCCAATCATAACGATACACACTAATATTCATATTAAATTCAGTTCTAATTATATTTAACCTCAATTTGTACTTCTTACCAATTTTATCTCTAATATTCTTAACACTCTTATTAATAATTCTCATCACAATATATGTGCTACCTCTTTTATTCAAATTAATTAATAATTGAAAGGGGGAGACAGCATGATGAGCATAATAGAAAAAGTATTAGGGATATTAATCTCATTACTATCTATAGCAAAATTACTTATAGAGTTAGAACTAAAAAACAAAGAGCGTTCCTTCAAAAAGAAGAAACGCAAAATAAAAGGGAAAAAATCTCCCTTAATCCTCATTAAACATTATATTAAACATCTTAGAAAATATGAAGCAAAAATATTAAATTATATTCATAGCTTTTTTCTTTAAAAATGACTAGGGCATTTTGCCCTAGTCAAATTTTTAAAAATTTCTGTATTTACAATTATCATATTGTATAGCTAAACTTATAAAAAATAATATATTAAAAATATTTATAGAATATTTTTAATATCTTTCATATATTTGTTTAGATGTTTTATTTCTATATCTATGATCATGTTTATCAACATAACTTGTTACACCCATCATATAATGTATATGTCCTCCTTCTACAGGTATGGGTACACTTGTATAACCTCTATATTTATGACGATGTTTGTCATCAACTGAAGTATATCCTTCATAATAGTGAATGTGACCGTGACGAGTTGGAATAGGTTCACTTGTATATCCACTATATGTGTGTCTGTGTTTTTTGTCGACCGTTGTTTTACCTCTGTATTTATGAATATGACCATTTCTATACATTAATAGACCTCCTTTCAAAAATAAACTATGTTGATTTACCAATTTTAAAATATCTTGAATAAAAATAATGTTATAGGATCATGAACATCCTAGAACCTAATAAGTTCTAACTAAATCATTCTTTCTCCTGGAAACATTTCATCTATTTCCCAAGATTCCACTAACATAAGGGCATCATAGTAATCGTAGCCCATACCCATTAAATAAGAAATTAAAGCAACTTGAGTCATTGCATGCCTTATACTTGTTACCTTTGACTCATCTAATCCATGTCGAACTGCAGGGCGAACTTGCATTAAAAAATAACGTGGATCCATTACTGGCATATAAGGATATTGATATTTTTGTATATACAATTTTAACACTCCTTTATTTTTTTATATAATACAAAAGTATTCTTTATATACAATATACTCATGATTATGATTAGGTGATAATTTTATCATCTTTTTTTATTTTCTTTAGTCAAAAAACTCTAATTCTATTATTTAGAACTATTCTTAAAAGAATATAAAAAAAAGCTATTAAAAACGTACAAAATAGGCTCTCAAGTTTACAGTTTAAACAATATTCTTTATTATTAGATACTAAAATACTTTTACTAAATTAAAACTATGGATAGTTTTTCATTATAGTCATAATTTAAATAGTCCAAAGGTTATTCTAGATTGGATTATCTTAGAATAGTGCATATAGGATTCATTGTCATTTTATATCTAGATATGTTATAATATTGTGAAAATTTAATAATAATAAATTAAGTTTTTTGTTACATAAAGTTTCATTGGCTGATTTTAATCATGCATAAGTTTTAAACCATATAGGCATGGACTAGAAAGGGGTAACCTTTATGAAATTTTCAAATAGAATTATGGATATGCAGGAATCACCTATAAGAAAATTAGTACCTATTGCAGATAAAGCTAAAAAAAGAGGAAAAAAAATATACCATTTAAATATAGGACAACCTGACATTGAAACTCCCAAAGAGTTTTTTGAAGCTGTTAGGAATTTTGATGAACAAGTATTAGAATATAGTTCTTCTCAAGGAATACCAGAGCTTATAGATGGATTTATAGGATACTATGAGAAATATGGTATAGACTTTAAAGAAGATGATATTATAGTAACAAATGGTGGAAGTGAAGGATTATTATTTTCTCTTTTAGCAACTTGTGATAATGGAGATGAAGTAATTGT
Protein-coding regions in this window:
- a CDS encoding DUF1653 domain-containing protein, producing the protein MNILKEIKRGKYRHFKGNEYELIDIAIHSETEEKYAVYRPLYGDKQLYIRPLDMFLSKVDKNKYPEVKQEYRFEYIKD
- a CDS encoding polysaccharide deacetylase family protein — its product is MKKSLKLTFVLFIILFIASFMAWKIMNSRTFQFFGGIIQKANTQEKVVALTFDDGPSEKVDVILPILKDLDVKATFFLIGSEIERYPEEAKKLVLDGHQLGNHTYSHNRMVFKSPSYIKQEIEKTNSLIKEAGYEGVIQFRPPNGKKLIFLPYYLKQHNQKTILWDLEPNSYPDINSSSDKIAKYVIDNVKPGSIILLHPMYDEKGNTINSIKNIVEGLRSKGYTFKTVNELLTME
- a CDS encoding polysaccharide deacetylase family protein, producing MKKVIIIFMFIFLIFTIGCSSIKSYGDQSDLKEQDKREVSSKVNKLQSYNDAADKIPILMYHHIMEPEHIKKMNQEQNESVISTLQFQEQMKFLHDNGFYVATLDELKGFIEEKIELPKKTVVITFDDGCLSNAVYAYPVLKQYNFNATIFMIGRALFDDIAEYNFETLQFMNLKILDKYKDVFNYESHTYDLHQLDNDRGLLITSPEEVILDDITKIKELIKVKYFAYPYGHRNSDVIETLKETSHEMAFTIQSGYVTKGYKEIYELPRFGISPNTSIEEFKKIVLIEK
- a CDS encoding AAA family ATPase codes for the protein MDKIICLIGASASGKTTLAKELEKVGYNMIHSYTTRKPRYEDEWGHIFVDTEYYLKESKENIIAYNELYNHQYWATKQQYSNKGISIYVIDPQGAKELKDTIKDAEIISIFLSADEITRKTRMLAEDRNDFFKRIEKDKKLFNLVKTDYVIDANRNIKEILDDVLSVIQNLKN
- a CDS encoding alpha/beta-type small acid-soluble spore protein → MSKNPLNPNARKALDEMKLEIANELGLANKLSNTNSIENIFTAGPVGGMMTKKLVEIGQKQLIDKG
- a CDS encoding YmaF family protein, with product MYRNGHIHKYRGKTTVDKKHRHTYSGYTSEPIPTRHGHIHYYEGYTSVDDKHRHKYRGYTSVPIPVEGGHIHYMMGVTSYVDKHDHRYRNKTSKQIYERY
- a CDS encoding GNAT family N-acetyltransferase, which gives rise to MSIRPGKKEDNIYVPKLILNAIGDIAKVFTGYEKEDDIIDTIGKFYQIDECRFSYKNTIVYEKDKKVVGVILGYYSKDVDNLDIPIINHLRKKGIKRDTFDEEFFENEYYIDTVSVNPNYQGRGIAKKLIRAMEDKAKKLEHHTISLIVDINKENAYRLYEKLGYKEDRKIEVYGHPYRHMLKKV